The Sulfurimonas sp. HSL-1716 sequence AAATCTTCTCAAAGAAGTTTCAATGCAATAAAAGAGGAGATATTAAAAAAATTTATGTAACCAATCTGAGACAGTTGTGTATTACCATCTCACTAACGATTTAACGTGAGGTGACAATATGGAACTAAAGATACAAAAGCTGCAGCAGCGCCTTGTAAAGTACTACTTTATAGCGCAGGAAAATGTATGTATTATCATAGATGAAGAGTATGATTTCATTGAAAACTGCTTTACGGACGCCAACATGAACGTAGAAGATGTGGCAAAAGCGCTCATCGATATCTATATGGTGGCGTAACTATGCAGGTATCGGTAGAGAATTATTTACAACACAACTACAGCGGCTACAACAAGCTTCCCTCTCTTTTAAAAAACTTATCGTCTGCCATTTTGAAAAAGCTTTTCCATGAGAACGAGATAAACAGCTTTTTGGCAAAAAACCGTCACAAAGACTCTTTCGGTTTCGTCGAAGCTGTTTTGGATCATTTCAATGTCGATATAACCATCCATAAAAACCAGCTGCAGCGCATACCCTCTTACGGAAGATGTGTCGTTATCGCGAACCATCCGCTGGGAGCGCTCGATGCACTTGCTCTTTTATACGTATTAAAGGACGTAAGAAAAGATATCAAGATCGTCGCAACAACCTTTTTGGCTTCTATCGAAAATCTCGGCGAACTCATCATCCCCGTCGACAACATACGCGGAAAGATGGAAAAGAGTTCTCTTGAGAAGATGTATGACGCTCTGAAAAAAGAGCAGCTCATCATAGTGTTTCCCTCAGGCGAAGTAAGCCGCGCACGCGTAAACGGCATCAAAGACACGAAATGGAGAAGCGGATTTTTGCGTATCGCTTCAAAGATGCAGGCCCCTATCCTGCCTATCTATATCAATGCCAAAAACAGCAAGTTTTTCTACACCCTTTCAAGCCTGAACAAATCTCTGGCAACCATCACTCTTCCAAACGAGATGTTCAAGTTCTACGGGAAAAAGATAGAGTTCAAGATAGGAAAATCGATCCCTTACGAGAACTACAATATCCCCGCCCTTTCCACAAAAGATACGGTTAAGCTCTTTAAAAAACACCTCGAGCGTCTGGCGACGAACAAATCATGCCTCTTTAAGACGCAAAACGAGATAGCACTTGCAGAAAACCATCAGGAGCTCAAAAATGAACTTCTCAAGGCAAAAGCATTGGGCGAGACCAAAGACGGCAAAAAAATATTCCAGTATTCATCGACGGAAGAAACATCCGTTTTAAAAGAGATAGGAAGATTAAGAGAGATAAGTTTTCGTCATGTCAAAGAGGGAAGCGGCAAAAAAAGGGACATCGACGAATACGATCTGATCTATGAGCATATAGTCCTTTGGGATGACAACGATCTGGAAATCGTCGGTTCATACAGAGTTGCAAAGACAAAAGAGGTACTGGAAAAATACTCCAAAGAGGGATTGTATACGGCTACCTTGTTTGATTATCAGGAGAGTTTTCAGGAGTATTTTGCCCAAGGGTTGGAGCTCGGACGCAGTTTCATCCAGCCAAAATATCAAAACTCAAGAGCACTTGACTACCTCTGGCAGGGGATCGGGGCATACTTGCGGGAAAATGCGAACATACGATATATGTTCGGCCCCGTAAGCATCTCAAAATCTTATAACTATGAATCAACGGCTATGATGATCTATTTTTATATGAACTATTTCGGTTCGGACATCTTGTATGTAAAACATAAAGAGCGTTTCATCATCTCATCACAGCTGGAATCCGAATTTGAAAAGATATTTGAGCTGGACAACTACAAAAAAGACCTCATAACGCTCAGAGACAGACTTCAGCTTCAGGGGCTTGCGATTCCGACGCTATACAAACAGTACAGCGACCTGTGTGAAGACGGCGG is a genomic window containing:
- a CDS encoding lysophospholipid acyltransferase family protein, with translation MQVSVENYLQHNYSGYNKLPSLLKNLSSAILKKLFHENEINSFLAKNRHKDSFGFVEAVLDHFNVDITIHKNQLQRIPSYGRCVVIANHPLGALDALALLYVLKDVRKDIKIVATTFLASIENLGELIIPVDNIRGKMEKSSLEKMYDALKKEQLIIVFPSGEVSRARVNGIKDTKWRSGFLRIASKMQAPILPIYINAKNSKFFYTLSSLNKSLATITLPNEMFKFYGKKIEFKIGKSIPYENYNIPALSTKDTVKLFKKHLERLATNKSCLFKTQNEIALAENHQELKNELLKAKALGETKDGKKIFQYSSTEETSVLKEIGRLREISFRHVKEGSGKKRDIDEYDLIYEHIVLWDDNDLEIVGSYRVAKTKEVLEKYSKEGLYTATLFDYQESFQEYFAQGLELGRSFIQPKYQNSRALDYLWQGIGAYLRENANIRYMFGPVSISKSYNYESTAMMIYFYMNYFGSDILYVKHKERFIISSQLESEFEKIFELDNYKKDLITLRDRLQLQGLAIPTLYKQYSDLCEDGGVMFTDFGLDKDFEDCVDGFIIVDITKLKAHKRERYMG